From one Solanum lycopersicum chromosome 12, SLM_r2.1 genomic stretch:
- the LOC101259421 gene encoding endonuclease V isoform X1: protein MPRKPLLQSVISLMNFKVHNKWIGVQDSLKGKLITEDDFKWRLPTREKEGSCEILKYVGGVDLSFSKDDSSIACGTLVVLDLTTQKVVYEDSSIVRLHIPYLPGFLAFREAPVLLELLDKMKNNAHCFYPQLLMVDGNGLLHPRGFGLACHIGVLADLPTVGVGKNLHHVDGLTQSTVRELLQAADSPEHILPLIGDSGCIWGAAMRSSEGSLKPIFISVGHRISLASAIAIVRMTCKFRVPEPIRQADIRSRERLRNNQ, encoded by the exons ATGCCAAGGAAGCCTCTTCTTCAATCAGTAATTTCTCTAATGAATTTCAAAGTTCACAACAAATGGATTGG GGTTCAAGATTCTCTAAAGGGGAAATTGATTACTGAAGATGACTTCAAATGGAGATTGCCCACAAGAGAAAAAGAAGGAAGTTGTGAAATATTGAAGTATGTTGGTGGGGTTGACTTAAGTTTTTCAAAAGATGATTCATCTATTGCCTGTGGCACTCTTGTTGTGTTGGACTTGACGACTCAGAAAGTTGTTTATGAAGATTCGTCTATTGTTAGGCTTCACATTCCATATCTTCCTGGCTTCCTTGCTTTCAGAGAG GCTCCTGTGCTTCTGGAACTTTTGGATAAAATGAAGAACAATGCTCATTGTTTCTACCCGCAG CTACTAATGGTTGATGGCAATGGATTGCTTCATCCTCGAG GTTTTGGTTTGGCTTGTCATATTGGTGTCTTAGCTGATCTTCCTACTGTTGGGGTGGGAAAGAAT ttaCACCACGTTGATGGTCTTACACAATCTACGGTAAGAGAACTCCTTCAAGCAGCAGACTCTCCCGAACATATCTTACCGCTAATTGGGGACTCTGGATGTATCTGGGGAGCG GCAATGCGATCATCTGAGGGCTCTTTGAAGCCCATATTTATTTCAGTTGGTCACCGTATATCTCTCGCCAGTGCCATTGCAATTGTGAGGATGACTTGCAAATTTCGTGTTCCAGAGCCCATCCGGCAG GCTGATATAAGATCGAGGGAGCGCCTGCGGAACAATCAATGA
- the LOC101259421 gene encoding endonuclease V isoform X3 — protein sequence MPRKPLLQSVISLMNFKVHNKWIGVQDSLKGKLITEDDFKWRLPTREKEGSCEILKYVGGVDLSFSKDDSSIACGTLVVLDLTTQKVVYEDSSIVRLHIPYLPGFLAFREAPVLLELLDKMKNNAHCFYPQLLMVDGNGLLHPRGFGLACHIGVLADLPTVGVGKNAMRSSEGSLKPIFISVGHRISLASAIAIVRMTCKFRVPEPIRQADIRSRERLRNNQ from the exons ATGCCAAGGAAGCCTCTTCTTCAATCAGTAATTTCTCTAATGAATTTCAAAGTTCACAACAAATGGATTGG GGTTCAAGATTCTCTAAAGGGGAAATTGATTACTGAAGATGACTTCAAATGGAGATTGCCCACAAGAGAAAAAGAAGGAAGTTGTGAAATATTGAAGTATGTTGGTGGGGTTGACTTAAGTTTTTCAAAAGATGATTCATCTATTGCCTGTGGCACTCTTGTTGTGTTGGACTTGACGACTCAGAAAGTTGTTTATGAAGATTCGTCTATTGTTAGGCTTCACATTCCATATCTTCCTGGCTTCCTTGCTTTCAGAGAG GCTCCTGTGCTTCTGGAACTTTTGGATAAAATGAAGAACAATGCTCATTGTTTCTACCCGCAG CTACTAATGGTTGATGGCAATGGATTGCTTCATCCTCGAG GTTTTGGTTTGGCTTGTCATATTGGTGTCTTAGCTGATCTTCCTACTGTTGGGGTGGGAAAGAAT GCAATGCGATCATCTGAGGGCTCTTTGAAGCCCATATTTATTTCAGTTGGTCACCGTATATCTCTCGCCAGTGCCATTGCAATTGTGAGGATGACTTGCAAATTTCGTGTTCCAGAGCCCATCCGGCAG GCTGATATAAGATCGAGGGAGCGCCTGCGGAACAATCAATGA
- the LOC101259421 gene encoding endonuclease V, which translates to MNDAKEASSSISNFSNEFQSSQQMDWLRVQDSLKGKLITEDDFKWRLPTREKEGSCEILKYVGGVDLSFSKDDSSIACGTLVVLDLTTQKVVYEDSSIVRLHIPYLPGFLAFREAPVLLELLDKMKNNAHCFYPQLLMVDGNGLLHPRGFGLACHIGVLADLPTVGVGKNLHHVDGLTQSTVRELLQAADSPEHILPLIGDSGCIWGAAMRSSEGSLKPIFISVGHRISLASAIAIVRMTCKFRVPEPIRQADIRSRERLRNNQ; encoded by the exons ATGAACGATGCCAAGGAAGCCTCTTCTTCAATCAGTAATTTCTCTAATGAATTTCAAAGTTCACAACAAATGGATTGG CTCAGGGTTCAAGATTCTCTAAAGGGGAAATTGATTACTGAAGATGACTTCAAATGGAGATTGCCCACAAGAGAAAAAGAAGGAAGTTGTGAAATATTGAAGTATGTTGGTGGGGTTGACTTAAGTTTTTCAAAAGATGATTCATCTATTGCCTGTGGCACTCTTGTTGTGTTGGACTTGACGACTCAGAAAGTTGTTTATGAAGATTCGTCTATTGTTAGGCTTCACATTCCATATCTTCCTGGCTTCCTTGCTTTCAGAGAG GCTCCTGTGCTTCTGGAACTTTTGGATAAAATGAAGAACAATGCTCATTGTTTCTACCCGCAG CTACTAATGGTTGATGGCAATGGATTGCTTCATCCTCGAG GTTTTGGTTTGGCTTGTCATATTGGTGTCTTAGCTGATCTTCCTACTGTTGGGGTGGGAAAGAAT ttaCACCACGTTGATGGTCTTACACAATCTACGGTAAGAGAACTCCTTCAAGCAGCAGACTCTCCCGAACATATCTTACCGCTAATTGGGGACTCTGGATGTATCTGGGGAGCG GCAATGCGATCATCTGAGGGCTCTTTGAAGCCCATATTTATTTCAGTTGGTCACCGTATATCTCTCGCCAGTGCCATTGCAATTGTGAGGATGACTTGCAAATTTCGTGTTCCAGAGCCCATCCGGCAG GCTGATATAAGATCGAGGGAGCGCCTGCGGAACAATCAATGA
- the LOC101245445 gene encoding uncharacterized acetyltransferase At3g50280-like isoform X1 produces MEEIQIVSTCVVRASSNSNNGITHTSQNIEMTPWDLQFLLVETIQKGLLFKKPTPQQQNNLIKSLNSLSLVDHLKASLSRTLDFFPPLAGRFSTTKNPNDNTITSFSITCNNSGAEFTHAIAPELTVKEILESCYVPTIVHSFFPLNKVRNVQCVTKPLLGVQVTELVDGYFIGCTMSHSLGDGTCFWHFFNSWSEITRGFELISRFPTLERWFPQNVNPPIYFPLELDDEKLDVCMEMPIVKERVFHLSKENVSKLKAKANYEMDTKSISSLQAFLAHLWRCVTRCNRVNANEEVILNIVIGTRTRLDPPLPEEYWGNAAIIKPIKVKAGELLENGLGYAALLINKVVASQNYEEVMDSYRRWVENPVIVSKKSLFVANRLSISSSPKFNVYSCDFGWGKPVGVRSGMANKDNGKVTLFRGVEEGSVDIEVCLMTSTLLAMENDEEFMEFITV; encoded by the exons atggaagaaattcAAATCGTCTCTACTTGTGTAGTTAGAGCATCTTCAAACTCAAACAATGGAATCACACACACATCACAAAATATTGAAATGACACCATGGGATTTACAATTCCTCCTTGTTGAGACCATTCAAAAAGGCCTCCTTTTCAAGAAACCAACTCCACAACAACAAAACAACTTAATCAAATCACTCAACTCTCTTTCTTTAGTTGACCATTTGAAAGCCTCGCTTTCGCGCACCTTAGACTTTTTCCCTCCACTAGCGGGGCGTTTCTCCACGACCAAAAACCCTAATGACAACACGATTACTTCATTCTCCATCACTTGTAATAACTCTGGAGCTGAGTTCACTCATGCCATCGCTCCAGAGCTAACAGTAAAGGAGATTCTTGAATCTTGTTACGTGCCAACTATAGTACATTCTTTTTTCCCACTAAACAAAGTACGTAACGTGCAATGTGTTACAAAGCCTCTACTTGGAGTACAAGTAACCGAGCTCGTAGATGGTTACTTTATCGGTTGCACTATGAGTCATAGCCTCGGGGATGGGACTTGTTTCTGGCATTTCTTTAACTCTTGGTCCGAAATAACACGTGGATTTGAGTTAATTAGTCGATTTCCAACTTTAGAAAGATGGTTCCCTCAGAACGTAAATCCACCAATTTATTTCCCTTTGGAATTGGATGATGAAAAATTAGATGTGTGTATGGAGATGCCAATAGTGAAGGAAAGGGTTTTTCATCTTAGTAAAGAAAATGTGAGTAAACTGAAAGCAAAAGCTAACTATGAAATGGATACTAAGTCCATTTCTTCTCTACAAGCTTTCTTGGCTCATCTATGGAG GTGTGTTACACGTTGTAATCGTGTCAATGCCAACGAAGAAGTCATACTCAACATTGTTATAGGTACAAGAACAAGGCTAGATCCGCCTCTACCTGAAGAATACTGGGGAAATGCAGCTATCATCAAGCCAATTAAGGTAAAAGCAGGGGAATTGCTGGAAAATGGACTTGGCTATGCAGCATTGCTTATAAACAAAGTTGTTGCTTCACAAAACTACGAAGAAGTGATGGATTCATATAGACGATGGGTTGAAAACCCCGTGATAGTAAgtaaaaaatcactttttgtGGCTAATAGATTGTCAATTAGTAGTTCTCCAAAATTTAACGTTTATAGTTGCGATTTTGGTTGGGGAAAACCAGTGGGAGTAAGAAGTGGAATGGCAAATAAAGACAATGGTAAAGTTACATTATTTCGTGGAGTTGAAGAAGGAAGCGTAGATATTGAAGTTTGTCTTATGACTTCAACGTTGTTAGCAATGGAGAACGATGAGGAATTCATGGAATTCATCACCGTCTAG
- the LOC101259421 gene encoding endonuclease V isoform X2 produces MNDAKEASSSISNFSNEFQSSQQMDWLRVQDSLKGKLITEDDFKWRLPTREKEGSCEILKYVGGVDLSFSKDDSSIACGTLVVLDLTTQKVVYEDSSIVRLHIPYLPGFLAFREAPVLLELLDKMKNNAHCFYPQLLMVDGNGLLHPRGFGLACHIGVLADLPTVGVGKNAMRSSEGSLKPIFISVGHRISLASAIAIVRMTCKFRVPEPIRQADIRSRERLRNNQ; encoded by the exons ATGAACGATGCCAAGGAAGCCTCTTCTTCAATCAGTAATTTCTCTAATGAATTTCAAAGTTCACAACAAATGGATTGG CTCAGGGTTCAAGATTCTCTAAAGGGGAAATTGATTACTGAAGATGACTTCAAATGGAGATTGCCCACAAGAGAAAAAGAAGGAAGTTGTGAAATATTGAAGTATGTTGGTGGGGTTGACTTAAGTTTTTCAAAAGATGATTCATCTATTGCCTGTGGCACTCTTGTTGTGTTGGACTTGACGACTCAGAAAGTTGTTTATGAAGATTCGTCTATTGTTAGGCTTCACATTCCATATCTTCCTGGCTTCCTTGCTTTCAGAGAG GCTCCTGTGCTTCTGGAACTTTTGGATAAAATGAAGAACAATGCTCATTGTTTCTACCCGCAG CTACTAATGGTTGATGGCAATGGATTGCTTCATCCTCGAG GTTTTGGTTTGGCTTGTCATATTGGTGTCTTAGCTGATCTTCCTACTGTTGGGGTGGGAAAGAAT GCAATGCGATCATCTGAGGGCTCTTTGAAGCCCATATTTATTTCAGTTGGTCACCGTATATCTCTCGCCAGTGCCATTGCAATTGTGAGGATGACTTGCAAATTTCGTGTTCCAGAGCCCATCCGGCAG GCTGATATAAGATCGAGGGAGCGCCTGCGGAACAATCAATGA
- the LOC101245145 gene encoding phytochrome-interacting ankyrin-repeat protein 2-like: protein MQEKGLNISRGSRRMQIITGGYMDDRGWTLLHIVARKGDLKEVKRLLNEGMDANVTAGGRGPKSLGVTPLHLAAKGGHVRVMDALLERGADIDARTRGVCGWTPLHHAAKERKKKAIRFLIRNGAFLPDEIHDIRFNPPLHYCPGLEWAYEEMKLLQLESSSSNSSGN, encoded by the exons atgCAAGAAAAGGGATTGAATATAAGTAGGGGTTCGAGACGAATGCAGATTATTACAGGCGGTTATATGGATGATCGAGGTTGGACTCTACTTCATATTGTTGCTCGAAAAGGTGACCTGAAAGAG GTCAAGAGACTTCTTAATGAAGGCATGGATGCAAATGTGACTGCTGGGGGACGGGGACCTAAGTCACTTGGTGTGACTCCACTTCATCTAGCTGCTAAGGGTGGTCATGTTCGAGTTATGGATGCATTGCTCGAGAGAGGTGCTGATATTGATGCAAGAACCAGAGGTGTATGTGGAT GGACTCCACTTCATCATGCAgctaaagaaagaaagaagaaagcaaTCAGATTCTTGATCAGAAATGGTGCATTTTTGCCAGATGAAATCCATGATATCAGGTTCAATCCTCCACTTCACTATTGTCCTGGTCTCGAATGGGCTTACGAGGAGATGAAACTGCTGCAACTAGAGAGTTCATCCTCTAACAGCTCAGGAAACTGA
- the LOC101259726 gene encoding guanine nucleotide-binding protein subunit gamma 2, with protein sequence MESSSSSPASRELDEVQTDLPSSVRSASRIRAPNNMVMGKHRLAAAISALNQQINIIQEELDQLDSFGEASLVCRELVSSVELIPDALLPVTRGPINVHLDRWFHGVNDSRRNKRWI encoded by the exons ATGgagtcgtcgtcgtcatcaccAGCTTCACGAGAACTGGATGAGGTACAAACAGATCTTCCTTCATCTGTAAGATCCGCTTCGAGAATCAGAGCTCCGAATAATATGGTTATGGGGAAACATCGTCTTGCTGCTGCAATTTCTGCTCTCAATCAACAAATCAACATCATTCAG gaAGAATTGGATCAGCTTGACTCGTTTGGTGAAGCTTCACTCGTTTGCAGAGA ATTAGTTTCAAGTGTTGAGTTAATACCTGATGCTCTCCTTCCAGT GACTAGAGGACCAATAAATGTTCATTTAGATAGATGGTTTCATGGAGTTAACGATTCAAGACGCAACAAACGCTGGATATGA
- the LOC101245445 gene encoding protein ENHANCED PSEUDOMONAS SUSCEPTIBILITY 1-like isoform X2, which produces MEEIQIVSTCVVRASSNSNNGITHTSQNIEMTPWDLQFLLVETIQKGLLFKKPTPQQQNNLIKSLNSLSLVDHLKASLSRTLDFFPPLAGRFSTTKNPNDNTITSFSITCNNSGAEFTHAIAPELTVKEILESCYVPTIVHSFFPLNKVRNVQCVTKPLLGVQVTELVDGYFIGCTMSHSLGDGTCFWHFFNSWSEITRGFELISRFPTLERWFPQNVNPPIYFPLELDDEKLDVCMEMPIVKERVFHLSKENVSKLKAKANYEMDTKSISSLQAFLAHLWRCVTRCNRVNANEEVILNIVIGTRTRLDPPLPEEYWGNAAIIKPIKVKAGELLENGLGYAALLINKVVASQNYEEVMDSYRRWVENPVIWE; this is translated from the exons atggaagaaattcAAATCGTCTCTACTTGTGTAGTTAGAGCATCTTCAAACTCAAACAATGGAATCACACACACATCACAAAATATTGAAATGACACCATGGGATTTACAATTCCTCCTTGTTGAGACCATTCAAAAAGGCCTCCTTTTCAAGAAACCAACTCCACAACAACAAAACAACTTAATCAAATCACTCAACTCTCTTTCTTTAGTTGACCATTTGAAAGCCTCGCTTTCGCGCACCTTAGACTTTTTCCCTCCACTAGCGGGGCGTTTCTCCACGACCAAAAACCCTAATGACAACACGATTACTTCATTCTCCATCACTTGTAATAACTCTGGAGCTGAGTTCACTCATGCCATCGCTCCAGAGCTAACAGTAAAGGAGATTCTTGAATCTTGTTACGTGCCAACTATAGTACATTCTTTTTTCCCACTAAACAAAGTACGTAACGTGCAATGTGTTACAAAGCCTCTACTTGGAGTACAAGTAACCGAGCTCGTAGATGGTTACTTTATCGGTTGCACTATGAGTCATAGCCTCGGGGATGGGACTTGTTTCTGGCATTTCTTTAACTCTTGGTCCGAAATAACACGTGGATTTGAGTTAATTAGTCGATTTCCAACTTTAGAAAGATGGTTCCCTCAGAACGTAAATCCACCAATTTATTTCCCTTTGGAATTGGATGATGAAAAATTAGATGTGTGTATGGAGATGCCAATAGTGAAGGAAAGGGTTTTTCATCTTAGTAAAGAAAATGTGAGTAAACTGAAAGCAAAAGCTAACTATGAAATGGATACTAAGTCCATTTCTTCTCTACAAGCTTTCTTGGCTCATCTATGGAG GTGTGTTACACGTTGTAATCGTGTCAATGCCAACGAAGAAGTCATACTCAACATTGTTATAGGTACAAGAACAAGGCTAGATCCGCCTCTACCTGAAGAATACTGGGGAAATGCAGCTATCATCAAGCCAATTAAGGTAAAAGCAGGGGAATTGCTGGAAAATGGACTTGGCTATGCAGCATTGCTTATAAACAAAGTTGTTGCTTCACAAAACTACGAAGAAGTGATGGATTCATATAGACGATGGGTTGAAAACCCCGTGATA TGGGAGTAA